The Sphingomonas aliaeris genome segment TGACGATGACGCCCAAAGATACCGCGCGATCCGTCGTCAGCCGGATCGGTTCGACATCCAGCGACAGCGTGCGCGGTGCCTCGGGCGTGGACCAGGTCTCGCTCAACTCACCGACCAGAGCAGCGAGATATTCCTGCATGTCGACGCTCTCGACATCGTTCGACGTATACAGGCGCCGATGGACCTGCGCGATCGCGGCGATACGACGCTGCGTATCCGCCAGCGCATCGCGGGCCGCGCCGTCACCCAATACGCCGGCCTGCATGCCGACCATCGCGGACACCATCTGCAGCGAATTTGCGACGCGGTGATTGACCTCGGACAGCAACGCTTCCAGCCGGGCGTTGGTCGCGCGCAGTTCGTCTTCCGCTGCCGCCTTTGCCTGTTCGAGCGAGGATCGTGCCAGCACCTGCGCGAACGCGCTGGCCAGCAGATCGAAGAAATCGTCGCCGACGGTCTTGATGACGTAATCCGACGCGCCGGCCTTCAGCGCGGCGACGGCGATGCTGCCTTCTTCCGACCCGGTGACATAGACGACCGGAGGCCGCGTCGGCAGCGTATCCAGCTGCTTCAGCGTCTCCAGCCCGTTCATCCCCGGCATATAATGGTCGACCGCGATCACGTCGAACGACCGTGCGC includes the following:
- a CDS encoding sensor histidine kinase → MSNPTALYIDDDEGLRRLAAKALGRRGYTVTVAADGEEGVELARARSFDVIAVDHYMPGMNGLETLKQLDTLPTRPPVVYVTGSEEGSIAVAALKAGASDYVIKTVGDDFFDLLASAFAQVLARSSLEQAKAAAEDELRATNARLEALLSEVNHRVANSLQMVSAMVGMQAGVLGDGAARDALADTQRRIAAIAQVHRRLYTSNDVESVDMQEYLAALVGELSETWSTPEAPRTLSLDVEPIRLTTDRAVSLGVIVTELVSNACKYAYPARAGEVRVALTSEGDGRFLLAVEDDGIGMDVGAKPRGTGIGTKLIRAMAQSLHSIVEYDTDRTGVRAVLRAAV